The sequence TCCTCGCGGATCGCGGCCGGCGGCGCGAACAGTACGTTCGGATCGATATTGCCCTGCAGCGCTACGCGCGCGCCGACGCGCTCGCGCGCCCGTCCGAGATTCACCGTCCAGTCGAGGCCCACGGCATCGACGCCCGTGGCCGCGATCTCTTCGAGCCACAGGCCGCCGCCCTTCGTGAACGTGATCACCGGAACCCGTGCGCCGTCGTGCTCGCGCTTCAAGCGGCTCACGACCTGTTCGATGTAGTGCAGCGAGAAGCGCTGGTAGACGCCGTCGGCGAGCGCGCCGCCCCAGGTGTCGAAGATCATCACGGCCTGCGCGCCCGCTTCGATCTGCGCGTTCAGATATGCGGCGACCGCTTGCGCGTTCACGTCGAGAATGCGGTGCATCAGGTCGGGCCGCGCGTACAGCATCGACTTCACCGTGCGGAAATCGTCCGAGCCGCCCCCTTCGACCATGTAGCACGCGAGCGTCCACGGGCTGCCCGAGAAGCCGATCAGCGGCACGCGCTGGCGGCCTTCGCCATCGGTCAGCGCGCGGCGGATTTCGCGCACTGCGTCGGTCACGTACGACAGCGTGGCGCCGATATCGGGCACCGCGAGCTTCGCGACGTCAGCCTCCGTGCGCACCGGGCGCGCGAACTTCGGGCCTTCGCCGGCGGCGAAGTCGAGACCGAGGCCCATCGCGTCGGGAATCGTCAGGATGTCGGAGAAGAGGATCGCGGCATCGAGCGGGTAGCGCTCGAGCGGTTGAAGCGTGACCTCGGTCGCGTAGTCGGGGTTCTTCGCCAGCCCGAGAAAACTGCCGGCACGGCTGCGCGTCGCGTTGTATTCGGGCAGATAGCGGCCCGCCTGACGCATCAGCCAGATCGGCGTGTAGTCGGTCGGCTGGCGCAGGAGCGCGCGCAGGAAGGTATCGTTCAGAAGGGTATGAGCCACGGTGGAGGCAACGAAAAGGCATAAGAGCAAACAGCGATTCTACCGGAGGCGGCTTGCCCGATCGTGCGAGATATGCGCAATAACGGGCCAAGCCGCCGCACGTTTTGCTCTGCGCTTGCGCCGCTGACGCGGCGCTGCGGCCTGCACCGCGGCACAAAAAAAGCCGGTGCGGCTCGTCGCCACACCGGCTTTCTGCGACCCGTTCACGCCAACGACGGGCCCTCGGCCACACCCCGCTCTTATTCGACCGTCAGTTGACGCGTCTTGGAGGCCGCCTTTTTCGGTAACGTCAGCGTCAGCACGCCGTTTTCGAACTTGGCGCGGGCATTCGCTTCGTCGACTTCGTTGGGCAGCGCGTAGCTGCGCGAAACCACCCCATACTGCCGCTCGCTGCGCAGCACGCGGAACTTCACCCCTTCCCCACCGTTTTCGACAGACGCCTCGCGTCTCAACTCCGCGCGCAGCGTCACCACGTTCGCGTCGATCGACACCTGGATGTCGTCTTTCCTCACACCGGGCAGATCCGCGAGCA comes from Trinickia violacea and encodes:
- a CDS encoding Hsp20/alpha crystallin family protein, yielding MSSLTSRSMFEELFRDFAPGFYIRPVHGQVPGEASPVVDVRTEVREDATGFTLLADLPGVRKDDIQVSIDANVVTLRAELRREASVENGGEGVKFRVLRSERQYGVVSRSYALPNEVDEANARAKFENGVLTLTLPKKAASKTRQLTVE
- the hemE gene encoding uroporphyrinogen decarboxylase; translation: MAHTLLNDTFLRALLRQPTDYTPIWLMRQAGRYLPEYNATRSRAGSFLGLAKNPDYATEVTLQPLERYPLDAAILFSDILTIPDAMGLGLDFAAGEGPKFARPVRTEADVAKLAVPDIGATLSYVTDAVREIRRALTDGEGRQRVPLIGFSGSPWTLACYMVEGGGSDDFRTVKSMLYARPDLMHRILDVNAQAVAAYLNAQIEAGAQAVMIFDTWGGALADGVYQRFSLHYIEQVVSRLKREHDGARVPVITFTKGGGLWLEEIAATGVDAVGLDWTVNLGRARERVGARVALQGNIDPNVLFAPPAAIREEARKVLDSFGNHPGHVFNLGHGISQFTPPEHVAELVDEVHRHSRVIRAGV